From Primulina tabacum isolate GXHZ01 chromosome 2, ASM2559414v2, whole genome shotgun sequence, one genomic window encodes:
- the LOC142522857 gene encoding auxin-induced protein 22D-like, with translation MEGFLENDHDLNLKATELRLGLPGSDESEKQSSSCVKNNNNKRSSSEMVDPRLNGESKQESDRAPAHKAQVVGWPPVQSYRKNVLKKLESEASGMFVKVSMDGAPYLRKIDLKLYKNYLDLLKALENMFKCTIGGYSEREGYNGSEYAPTYEDKDGDWMLVGDVPWDMFVTSCKRMRIMRGSEAKGLSCM, from the exons ATGGAAGGGTTTTTGGAAAATGATCATGATCTGAATCTCAAAGCTACCGAGCTAAGATTGGGTCTTCCTGGAAGCGATGAATCTGAGAAGCAATCTTCATCTTGTGTTAAGAACAATAACAACAAAAGATCTTCATCAGAAATGGTGGATCCCCGCCTAAATGGTGAATCAAAGCAAGAATCTGATCGTGCCCCAGCTCATAA AGCACAAGTTGTCGGCTGGCCGCCGGTTCAGTCATACCGGAAAAATGTCCTCAAGAAGCTTGAATCTGAGGCTTCCGGGATGTTTGTGAAAGTTAGCATGGATGGGGCTCCTTATTTAAGGAAAATCGACCTCAAATTGTACAAGAATTACTTGGATCTATTAAAGGCTTTAGAGAACATGTTCAAGTGCACCATAG GTGGGTACTCAGAGAGGGAAGGATACAATGGATCTGAATATGCACCAACTTATGAAGACAAGGATGGTGATTGGATGCTAGTTGGTGATGTTCCATGGGATATGTTTGTTACTTCCTGCAAAAGGATGAGGATCATGAGAGGATCTGAAGCTAAAGGGTTGAGTTGCATGTAG
- the LOC142522797 gene encoding auxin-responsive protein IAA14-like isoform X1, with protein MVDIMLCYEGKSKIMDFKETELRLGLPGGEEKNGVNYGKRGYGETVDLKLNLSSEESDVSHGKEKNLLPRSNDPVKPPAKAQVVGWPPVRSFRKNIMVVQKNSEDSEKGTTVAGGAAVFVKVSMDGAPYLRKVDLKMYKAYQELSEALCKMFISFTIGKCDSQGMMDFMNESKLVDLLNGSDYVPTYEDKDGDWMLVGDVPWEMFVGSCKRVRIMKGTEAIGLAPRAVEKCKNRN; from the exons ATGGTTGACATTATGCTATGTTATGAAGGAAAGAGCAAAATCATGGATTTTAAAGAAACTGAGCTGAGGCTAGGATTGCCTGGTGGAGAAGAGAAAAATGGTGTTAATTATGGGAAAAGAGGGTATGGAGAAACTGTGGATTTGAAGCTGAATCTCTCGTCCGAGGAGAGTGATGTGTCGCATGGGAAGGAAAAGAATCTGCTACCTAGGTCTAATGATCCAGTGAAGCCTCCTGCTAA GGCCCAGGTCGTGGGATGGCCGCCAGTTCGATCGTTTCGGAAAAATATTATGGTTGTACAGAAGAACTCAGAGGACAGTGAGAAGGGAACCACTGTTGCTGGCGGAGCAGCTGTTTTTGTCAAAGTAAGCATGGACGGTGCACCGTACCTCCGCAAAGTTGACTTGAAGATGTACAAGGCATATCAAGAGCTCTCTGAGGCATTGTGCAAaatgttcatttccttcaccaTCG GCAAATGTGATTCTCAAGGAATGATGGACTTCATGAATGAGAGCAAGCTCGTGGATCTTTTAAATGGTTCTGATTATGTTCCAACTTATGAAGACAAGGATGGGGACTGGATGCTTGTTGGCGACGTCCCTTGGGA GATGTTCGTTGGATCATGCAAGCGTGTACGCATTATGAAAGGAACAGAGGCTATAGGACTCG CACCTAGAGCCGTGGAGAAATGCAAGAACAGAAACTAA
- the LOC142522797 gene encoding auxin-responsive protein IAA16-like isoform X2 has product MVDIMLCYEGKSKIMDFKETELRLGLPGGEEKNGVNYGKRGYGETVDLKLNLSSEESDVSHGKEKNLLPRSNDPVKPPAKAQVVGWPPVRSFRKNIMVVQKNSEDSEKGTTVAGGAAVFVKVSMDGAPYLRKVDLKMYKAYQELSEALCKMFISFTIGMMDFMNESKLVDLLNGSDYVPTYEDKDGDWMLVGDVPWEMFVGSCKRVRIMKGTEAIGLAPRAVEKCKNRN; this is encoded by the exons ATGGTTGACATTATGCTATGTTATGAAGGAAAGAGCAAAATCATGGATTTTAAAGAAACTGAGCTGAGGCTAGGATTGCCTGGTGGAGAAGAGAAAAATGGTGTTAATTATGGGAAAAGAGGGTATGGAGAAACTGTGGATTTGAAGCTGAATCTCTCGTCCGAGGAGAGTGATGTGTCGCATGGGAAGGAAAAGAATCTGCTACCTAGGTCTAATGATCCAGTGAAGCCTCCTGCTAA GGCCCAGGTCGTGGGATGGCCGCCAGTTCGATCGTTTCGGAAAAATATTATGGTTGTACAGAAGAACTCAGAGGACAGTGAGAAGGGAACCACTGTTGCTGGCGGAGCAGCTGTTTTTGTCAAAGTAAGCATGGACGGTGCACCGTACCTCCGCAAAGTTGACTTGAAGATGTACAAGGCATATCAAGAGCTCTCTGAGGCATTGTGCAAaatgttcatttccttcaccaTCG GAATGATGGACTTCATGAATGAGAGCAAGCTCGTGGATCTTTTAAATGGTTCTGATTATGTTCCAACTTATGAAGACAAGGATGGGGACTGGATGCTTGTTGGCGACGTCCCTTGGGA GATGTTCGTTGGATCATGCAAGCGTGTACGCATTATGAAAGGAACAGAGGCTATAGGACTCG CACCTAGAGCCGTGGAGAAATGCAAGAACAGAAACTAA
- the LOC142537220 gene encoding beta-carotene isomerase D27, chloroplastic: MEVTLVQIHNSLLRPPRINRRIAMHSHVRSLSILSEITDNSVDSSISSTREPKTVHNDNWLDRLAIHHLSHSLQSSTGLRSERRGYDGLIEAATMASRCFTPIQQRSLVIQTLETAFPKPILSLIKAFLPPSKFAREYFAIFTTIFFSWLVGPCEVKESEFEGKKERNVVYVPKCRFLEGTNCVGMCTNLCKMPSQAFIKESLGMPINMVPNFEDMSCEMIFGQEPPSQSSDPAFIQPCFKQCVHPGKEVRSKHHRNCTS; the protein is encoded by the exons ATGGAGGTAACGCTCGTTCAAATACACAACAGCCTGTTAAGGCCGCCTCGAATCAACCGGAGAATCGCCATGCACAGTCACGTACGTTCTCTTTCCATTCTCTCGGAGATCACAGACAACAGCGTGGACTCATCGATTTCATCCACTCGTGAACCGAAAACTGTACACAATGATAACTGGTTAGATCGTCTCGCCATTCACCATCTCTCTCACAGTTTACAGTCTTCCACAG GGCTGCGAAGTGAGAGGAGGGGGTACGATGGTCTGATTGAAGCGGCAACAATGGCGTCGCGATGCTTCACCCCGATCCAACAAAGAAGCTTAGTGATTCAAACTCTTGAGACGGCCTTCCCTAAGCCTATACTGTCCTTG ATCAAGGCATTTCTGCCACCGTCTAAGTTTGCAAGGGAATACTTCGCCATCTTCACAACGATTTTCTTCTCATGGCTAGTTGGTCCCTGTGAG GTCAAAGAGTCGGAGTTCGAAGGGAAAAAAGAGCGAAATGTGGTGTATGTACCGAAATGCAG GTTTTTGGAGGGGACAAATTGTGTAGGAATGTGCACCAACCTTTGCAAGATGCCATCCCAAGCATTCATTAAAGAATCACTGGGAATGCCCATCAACATGGTCCCCA ATTTTGAAGATATGAGCTGTGAAATGATATTTGGTCAAGAACCTCCGTCACAGTCCAGTGATCCAGCTTTCATACAGCCGTGCTTCAAGCAAT GTGTTCATCCAGGCAAGGAAGTGAGATCAAAACATCACAGGAACTGCACAAGCTAG
- the LOC142522866 gene encoding V-type proton ATPase subunit F-like yields MANKPQIRTSSSALIAMIADEDTITGFLLAGVGNVDLRRKTNYLIVDSKTTVKQIEDAFKEYTTREDIAIVLISQYVANMIRFLVDSYNNPIPAILEIPSKDHPYDPAHDSVLSRVKYLFSAESVASSRY; encoded by the exons ATGGCTAACAAACCTCAGATCCGCACCAGCAGCTCAGCGCTCATAGCCATGATCGCTGACGAG GACACAATTACTGGATTTTTACTTGCTGGAGTTGGCAATGTTGATTTAAGGCGGAAAACAAATTACCTCATAGTGGACTCAA AGACAACTgtgaaacaaattgaagatgcATTCAAGGAATACACGACAAGAGAAGACATTGCAATAGTATTGATCAGCCAATAT GTTGCAAATATGATAAGGTTTTTGGTAGACAGCTACAACAATCCAATTCCAGCAATACTTGAAATCCCTTCCAAGGACCATCCGTATGATCCTGCACACGACTCTGTTCTTTCAAGAGTGAAGTACCTCTTCTCTGCAGAATCAGTGGCCTCCTCGAGGTACTAA
- the LOC142522886 gene encoding uncharacterized protein LOC142522886: MMMGSGNEKNLEIQMQKQMGCMAGFFHLFDRHRVSSTKRLPFSAAVGTISDPDMPVPVSPSVSREFTMPSLEPAEQVVAPEVVEFPPKSPLLLPIFNLKEGNKSSWKFNKEAPRLSLDSRATTDAKGGLHPKKIRTSASILSTASRCDSIGSDTSDGCQNRSPSVIARLMGLEPLPNSSDSETEKKPELRRSASESRASRYLFHSRFITEQPSESLLHNAPMAAHCADPRDHLLKNTCKAELSKASNRANFNSPSPWKAPEQQRRSFFDSGDIFPEPKNTVSVYGEIEKRLKVRGMDEPSKDLENLKQILEALQLKGLLHSKNPNKISHRIFVYDESPIVVMQPSNRRNVSDYARPNGRTQSRSNPRNHGVSGENPQSISPRRNRSVWSPTRAGESPSPATRNECNSGPRRSNSIVKPKPLSVETHRKLKNPADNRRVSPLNSPKLNTRSTRPDPTAKINKKEKITTVTTDEGESSSISGSSITTSTDTERPKTVEYKEGRNLLERCDKLLQSIAEMNGTDAQPSPVSVLDSSLYKDEPFTPSPVTARRNLDFKDESGELEEEIWSPIASSTRLKWQKETRGDCDFMYISDILRASDSLLENSDIFLLLENQQYLKGEYKSKVSRLQRKLIFDTTNEIIERNRRLPPWKTVSWTNYNVKTPFLDDVWSEFQRIRNRNAAEDLFEVICGVLRKDLAEDESTGWGGDHPMEMSEAVLDIERLIFKDLVNEMIQDLAALASYTSSRRKLIF; encoded by the exons ATGATGATGGGCTCCGGGAATGAGAAGAATCTGGAGATACAGATGCAGAAGCAAATGGGTTGCATGGCTGGCTTCTTCCACCTCTTTGATCGCCACCGCGTCTCTTCCACCAAGCGCCTCCCATTTTCTGCG GCTGTTGGTACGATTTCGGATCCGGATATGCCAGTTCCCGTGTCACCGTCCGTTTCTAGGGAATTCACAATGCCAAGCCTGGAACCGGCGGAGCAGGTGGTGGCGCCGGAGGTGGTTGAGTTTCCCCCTAAATCACCTCTTCTTCTGCCTATATTCAATTTGAAAGAAGGCAACAAGTCCTCGTGGAAGTTCAACAAAGAAGCCCCGAGGCTGTCGCTCGACAGTAGAGCTACCACGGACGCAAAGGGAGGCCTCCACCCCAAAAAGATCCGAACTTCCGCCTCAATTCTGTCCACGGCGAGTCGATGCGACAGCATCGGAAGTGACACGTCCGATGGCTGCCAGAACAGGTCTCCCAGTGTCATAGCGAGGCTCATGGGTCTGGAGCCATTGCCCAATTCATCCGACTCTGAAACCGAAAAGAAGCCTGAGCTGAGGAGATCCGCCTCCGAATCGAGAGCCTCAAGATATCTGTTTCACTCTCGATTCATCACAGAGCAGCCAAGTGAATCACTTCTCCACAATGCGCCAATGGCTGCCCATTGTGCAGATCCAAGGGACCATTTATTAAAGAATACTTGCAAGGCCGAACTGTCTAAAGCATCAAACAGGGCCAACTTCAATTCTCCATCTCCATGGAAAGCTCCGGAGCAGCAACGCAGAAGCTTCTTTGATTCAGGGGACATTTTCCCAGAACCTAAAAATACTGTATCAGTCTACGGCGAGATTGAGAAGAGATTGAAGGTGAGGGGTATGGACGAGCCGTCGAAAGATTTAGAGAATTTGAAACAGATCCTCGAAGCTTTGCAACTGAAAGGGCTTCTGCACTCCAAGAATCCGAATAAAATCAGCCACCGAATCTTTGTTTACGACGAGTCACCAATCGTGGTAATGCAACCTTCGAACAGAAGAAACGTCAGTGACTATGCACGGCCAAACGGTAGAACTCAATCCCGTAGCAATCCCCGTAATCACGGTGTCTCCGGTGAAAATCCTCAGTCAATAAGCCCTCGCCGGAACCGCAGCGTGTGGAGCCCAACTCGGGCCGGTGAAAGCCCGAGTCCAGCGACTAGAAATGAATGCAATTCGGGTCCCCGACGGTCAAACTCCATAGTCAAACCGAAACCGTTGAGCGTTGAAACCCATAGGAAACTGAAGAATCCAGCGGACAATCGCAGAGTCTCTCCCCTTAACTCCCCGAAGCTCAACACCAGAAGCACCAGACCAGATCCAACGGCCAAGATCAACAAGAAAGAGAAGATCACGACCGTTACCACTGACGAAGGCGAATCTTCATCCATCTCTGGAAGCAGCATCACTACATCAACCGATACCGAG AGGCCGAAGACTGTTGAATACAAAGAAGGAAGGAATTTATTGGAGAGATGTGATAAGCTGCTCCAGAGCATTGCGGAGATGAATGGAACTGATGCGCAGCCGAGTCCCGTGTCAGTTCTTGACTCGTCTCTCTACAAGGACGAACCATTCACCCCTTCACCTGTTACAGCCAGACGTAATCTTGATTTCAAAG ACGAATCGGGGGAATTGGAGGAAGAAATATGGAGCCCAATCGCATCATCAACTCGATTGAAATGGCAAAAAGAAACACGGGGTGACTGCGATTTTATGTACATTTCAGATATCTTAAGGGCATCGGATTCCCTCTTAGAAAACTCGGACATCTTTCTGTTACTAGAAAACCAGCAATATCTTAAAGGAGAGTACAAATCCAAGGTCTCCAGGCTCCAGAGAAAGCTAATCTTCGATACTACAAACGAAATTATCGAAAGAAACAGACGACTGCCTCCATGGAAGACTGTTTCTTGGACAAATTACAATGTGAAAACACCTTTCCTTGACGATGTTTGGTCCGAATTTCAAAGAATTCGCAACCGCAATGCTGCTGAAGATTTGTTTGAGGTCATCTGTGGTGTGTTGAGGAAGGACTTAGCCGAGGACGAGTCAACCGGATGGGGGGGAGATCATCCGATGGAGATGTCCGAGGCGGTGTTGGACATCGAACGGCTGATATTCAAAGATTTGGTCAATGAGATGATCCAAGATCTTGCCGCGTTGGCATCTTACACAAGCTCAAGGAGGAAGTTGATTTTCTGA